The region CCCACAGCGgctgcacggccggcgtccAGACGGGGTCGCGTGGCTGCGCGTCCcagccgacgagcgcgccggtgcgcagcgcgacggccgtgcCGACTGTCCctgcgccgtacgcgctgtcgatgcggtgctcggtcgcgctcggctgTGTCGTGTCCCAGCagaccagcgcgccgggcgtcgCCATGTgcagcgtcgaggccgccCAGGTCAGGCAGCTCACCGcacggcgcatcggcagcgcagcgcggcgctcgagtgTCGTGGAGAGCGCGAGGACGTGCACTGCCTCGGTCGTGCacacggcgaggcgcgcgtcgttcCAGCCGATGTGCTGGACACtggcctcgaggcgcagcgtcgtggTATACGTCGCCTCGGGACCTCCCTCGCGATGCGCCATGCGCCACacgacgacgtcgccgccctgcgtgccggcggcgaggtaCGCATCGTCGCCGATCCGCCCCCATGCCAGGGCCGTGTAGGccctgccgaggcgcgcagccgccgccgagcgcccgtCTGCGTGGCGTGCGTCCATGTCCATCGCCTGCGTAAGTCTTAGCGACGTACCCAGCTCCAAGGCccgtgccgcgcgtcgtcctGTGCGACGTACACCCCGAGCGTGCCCCGCGCGTGGATCGCCGTCAGGACGCAGCTGGCGTGCGGCCCCAATCCGGCCGGCGACCATGCCGCAGCGAGCCATGTGTCTgtgcggcgcacaggcgccgtcgccgtcgtgcactcctcgtcgcccgctTCCGGCCACGGCGagggctcgagcgcggtTTGCACAGCGAGCAGGGTCGAGGtatgctcggcgccgggcggcccATCGACGTACCCCACGCCGGGCGTGAGAATGTGGATCGCGTCTGCAAGCACGACCGCGGCCTGCCCCTCTTCGGACCACAGCAGCGAGGTACACGGCGCAACCGGACTCCCGCTCTGCAAGCCCGTGGCccatgcggcgcgcgacgcgccggcagcCATCGTTGCCCTCCACAAGACGGATTGCGCTATTCGGCTAAATATCCGAGACGATGCCCTTGGTCTCTTGTGCGGACTTCCACGCGGCATCGGTGCGATCGAGAAGCGCCTGGATCTCTTTCACGGTCGACTTGCGTGCGGTGCGGATCACGGCAGAGTCGATCGGAACGCCGTCCagcttgagcagctcgcgcagaaGCAGCTCGGAGATTTTGCGCTGCGTGATGGGAATACGCGCCGGGGGAACCGCGTTGGGGTCCTGCGGCGTGGCCGACTGCTGTCCCGGCTTGGCCTGAGGGAGCGCAGCAACGCTCTGCTCAaactgctcgagctcggggaGGAGGTTGGCACGCACGTGCTGGgcgacctcgtcgatctGCTTGAGGTGCTTTTCTTCCGGCGAGAgctgcggctcgggcggcgcctgctgcaccggtgcctgctgcgccggcgcgtccggAGCGTACTCTGTGCCTGCCGCGGCAaagcccggcgcggcctgcggcACGCTCTGGCCCGGGACCTGCGTAGGggcgccctgcgccgcctgcggaggcacctgctgctgctgctgctgcataggcgcctgctgcataggcgcctgctgcataggcgcctgctgcgcgcccgTGCGGCCCTGCGACGGGCCGCGCTGGTGGCCCTGCTCGGGCTCGTTCACGACGAGCGTCACGCGTGATCCTGTATCCAGGCCGTACTCTTGCAGCGACACGCGGTCGTCTTTGAGCACCATCCCGTGAAAGAGGATCTTTACACGCTGCACGGGAATCGAAAAGACGGTCGCAATCTCCTGGCGCAGATGGCCGAGCAACACGCGCGGTTGCACGCGGGGCAGCGCAACTTGGTACCTGGGTCAGCCACCTCACGTACAGTTGCCGGCCATAGATGACCTCGACATATTCTACATCCGACGATCTCTGTGCATTGGTATTATTCCAGCGGTTCCACTGGTTGGAAAGCCACGACATTATGGACGTAGAATCGACACCCGCCGCGATCGGGGCAGGGTCGGGTGCGCACGTGGCACTGCGATCAGGCCAGCTACTGCGGCGGGAGGGAGAAGAGCGGCGTGGCGACCGCGTGGGCGAGGTTCGCGGGccgcgggcgtgcgcgcggtcCCTTGGGCGTGCGTACCTCTTCGAGgggtggcggcgcgctgcgctggtGCATCGggagcgactcggactcTTGAGCGCTGCGTACCGCCTGCCCGTCGTTCTTGCACTGGTTGTAGAGGTACAGGCCCAAGAAGGTGAGGGTAATGCCGATCCACTGCACGGTCGTGACCTGCTGTCCGAACCAGACGATGGCGAGGAGGATGACAAATACGCGCTTGAACAGGTTCGCGATGCTGTACGTCACCGGCGAGACGTGCGCCAGGACCTGGAACGCGAGCAGATTCTGCGCAAAGTGCGTCCCGCCATTGGCAAAAAGCAGGTagagcgcgcggccgccgatcggcggcgcggtcggcgcggtcATGCGGGGGAGATCATAGTAAAAGCACATCGGCAGCATGAGCACGAccgagcacgcgctcgagtaGAAAAGGATGTTGATTTTGTCCATCTTTTCCGGCGCGGCTGTCGAGACGCTTGTCGCGGGCTTGAGCAGCTTTTTCGAGTAGATATTTTGCGCGACAAAGATGAATgtgctgccgagcgccgcggcaaaGCCCACCACGTCGTCCGTGCTGGTAGACAGCGTGCTGCACGCGAGGATCACGCCCAGCATGagcggcagcagcgagaCGTACGTCCGCATCGAGTAGGATACGTTGAAGAGGTAGGCGTACGACACCACCGTAAACAGCGGCGAGAGCGCCTTGATCGTATGCACCATGCTCACCGGCACGCGGCTAATCGCGAGCGAACTCAGCGCGTGGCCCACCACGTTAAACACGCTAATCTGCCCGACCTCTTTGAGCTGGGATCCGGTCatgcgcacgaggcgcttcGCCAGTGTATAGTCACCGAGAAgatcgcgccgcgtgccgagaTAACAGTACAGATTGACAAACACAAACTGGATCAACGTCAAAGTGACGGGGTAGGGAAACACGGCGGGCAGCGGCCCGTCCGGCGTCTTTCGCCGTGAAAGCATCCCTTTGCTGGTATTGGAAGACAGCGCAGACGACAGGTACCACAGCAGGCACagcaccagcagcagcaccgtcgacgacgcctgcgcgcgcgcctctgCGGCCACACCGCCGCCACGACCACCGCCCATCCGTCGTGGTCCAACCGTGCACGTGGCCAAGTGGAGGCTCTGGGGTATCGGCTAtggaagcgcgcgccgcgcgctttttgcgtcgtgcgccgcgctttCCGCCCACCGCCGGACGCGGGGGGGCGCGTGCAGGCGCACAAAGAGTTGGTCGAGCTGGAGGAGGCGGGACTCGGTGTCGCCAAGAggctcggcgcagcacgccgcccacACCATCGCGCGGCACCGCCGGGGGTggtcgacgaccgccgcccagctcgactggggcgccgcgacgctcgccgcggcactCTCCAGCAGCGGGAGGGCGATGCTCAGTGCGGGCCAGCCGGTGTGCGTCGAGGCAGTGTGTAGGCGCTGCTCAGGGGAGCTGCGTGCCCATAGatgcaagaggcgctgccAGAGGCGGGGCAGCGCTTtcgacgcgacgccggtcCAGAGCGCAGGGCGCGAGGCAATGCGCATCAGGTGCAAAAgcaccgcgaggcggcgtgTCGGTACCATGCGGCACGCccgcgaaaagagcgcaaggaccgtcttgcgctgcaggcgtgccgcgtcggcatttggcgcgctggcgatccacacggcgaggcgcgcaagcgccgcgtccatcgggccgctcgccgcgtcgatcTGGATGCGGACGCTCTCGTAGAGGCCGTCGgggccgcgcagcacctcggccacgcggccgaggcgtgcgTGGATCGACGAATGGGGCTGCGTGCCCCGCGCAGGCTGCCACGCAGCGACCGTGTCCatctgcgcgaggagcagcgccgcgagcccGTGGCGGTAGgggcgcaggtgcgcggGCTCCTCCAGCGCACACAGCCACCGAAAGAAtccgtcgagcagcgcgtgggccggcgcggcgaggcgcaccagctccgcgcgtgtcgcccgcgcagcgtgcgcacgctgcaccggcgcgACCAGCGCGCGTATGAGCTCCACGAGCACggcatcgtcgagcgtcacgccgtcgtcgcgcatctGCTGGATCATACTGtgcacggcggccggcagcgccgccgtcggcgtgtcgcgctgcaTGCGTATAAATGCGTAGCGGTACGCGTCCAGCGCAAAGTGCATGCCCCGCTCGGTCACtacggcgagcgcctcgtcgacacgcgcccagtcgccgcgcatcgcgtgcgcgtcgatcAAGGCGCGCCACacggcctcgtccgcgcCGTGCCCAAGGACGTGGCGGTGGAGtagcgcgcgcgtgcgctgcatgccgcgcacgccgctgagcatggcgacgtgcgcgaggacctgcggcgcgagcggcacctCGTTCGTCCACATCGCACGCAGCATCTCCGagacgagcacgtcgcgttTGACGCTCCCTGCTTTCATGGTAagcagcgcacggagcaTATTTCCATGGAGACTATCGCGGgacagcggcgcgtccctcgtgcgctcggcctgcagcTGGGTATCCTGCACCACGGACGTGCATATCgcttcggcggcgt is a window of Malassezia japonica chromosome 7, complete sequence DNA encoding:
- a CDS encoding uncharacterized protein (COG:S; EggNog:ENOG503Q6E9), with product MSWLSNQWNRWNNTNAQRSSDVEYVEVIYGRQLYQVALPRVQPRVLLGHLRQEIATVFSIPVQRVKILFHGMVLKDDRVSLQEYGLDTGSRVTLVVNEPEQGHQRGPSQGRTGAQQAPMQQAPMQQAPMQQQQQQVPPQAAQGAPTQVPGQSVPQAAPGFAAAGTEYAPDAPAQQAPVQQAPPEPQLSPEEKHLKQIDEVAQHVRANLLPELEQFEQSVAALPQAKPGQQSATPQDPNAVPPARIPITQRKISELLLRELLKLDGVPIDSAVIRTARKSTVKEIQALLDRTDAAWKSAQETKGIVSDI
- a CDS encoding uncharacterized protein (COG:E; COG:G; EggNog:ENOG503NUBJ; SECRETED:SignalP(1-37); TransMembrane:8 (i21-38o58-79i160-178o184-204i225-248o263-286i298-313o319-335i)), with product MGGGRGGGVAAEARAQASSTVLLLVLCLLWYLSSALSSNTSKGMLSRRKTPDGPLPAVFPYPVTLTLIQFVFVNLYCYLGTRRDLLGDYTLAKRLVRMTGSQLKEVGQISVFNVVGHALSSLAISRVPVSMVHTIKALSPLFTVVSYAYLFNVSYSMRTYVSLLPLMLGVILACSTLSTSTDDVVGFAAALGSTFIFVAQNIYSKKLLKPATSVSTAAPEKMDKINILFYSSACSVVLMLPMCFYYDLPRMTAPTAPPIGGRALYLLFANGGTHFAQNLLAFQVLAHVSPVTYSIANLFKRVFVILLAIVWFGQQVTTVQWIGITLTFLGLYLYNQCKNDGQAVRSAQESESLPMHQRSAPPPLEEVRTPKGPRARPRPANLAHAVATPLFSLPPQ